A stretch of the Natranaerovirga pectinivora genome encodes the following:
- a CDS encoding GntR family transcriptional regulator, with amino-acid sequence MKQEFREGITIYSQIVSNIENAILEGELKPEERLSSLRESAVEMEVNINTIMRAYNLLEEEGILRKKRGLGFFVSEDALKIIQKKRREAFYQNTVPELSKTLERLGINVDDLIEALKKEGTS; translated from the coding sequence ATGAAGCAAGAGTTTAGAGAAGGTATCACCATCTATAGTCAGATTGTTTCTAACATCGAGAATGCTATCCTTGAAGGAGAATTAAAGCCTGAAGAACGCCTTTCTTCTCTTCGAGAGAGCGCCGTGGAGATGGAGGTCAATATTAATACCATTATGCGGGCTTATAATCTACTAGAAGAGGAGGGGATCCTAAGGAAAAAAAGAGGTCTTGGTTTTTTTGTGAGTGAAGATGCCCTGAAAATCATCCAAAAAAAGCGACGAGAAGCATTCTATCAAAACACAGTCCCAGAACTTTCTAAAACCCTAGAACGATTGGGAATCAATGTGGACGACTTAATAGAGGCATTAAAGAAAGAAGGAACAAGCTAA
- a CDS encoding translation factor GTPase family protein yields MKKLVIGILAHVDAGKTTLSESLLYLSGKIGELGRVDKKNAYLDNYELERARGITIFSKQAIFEIDSTQITLLDTPGHVDFSAEMERTLQVLDYAILVISGADGVQGHTKTLWRLLHMYQIPVFLFVNKMDQYGVDKNKLINEIKKQLDDGCIDFGQAKTDDFYEELAICDELMMETYLEKGHIQTESIKKAIKERKVFPCFYGSALKLEGIETFMEGIAQYTMIPCYPNEFGAKIFKITRDEQGNRVTHLKLTGGSLKVKDLLTLSDWQEKVNQIRIYSGEKFETISGIDAGAICAVTGLTKTKPGEGLGIEKASEKPILEPVLSYQIILPEGLDPRAMLPKLRELEEEEPELQIVWDEQLQEIQVQIMGEVQIEILQSLIQSRFGVEVFFDDGRIVYKETIANVVEGVGHFEPLRHYAEVHLLLEPGKPGSGLKFDTICSEDILGKSWQRLVLSHLEEKKHKGVLTGSAITDMKITLVSGKAHNKHTQGGDFREATYRAVRQGLKEAESIVLEPYYAFQLELPEKMVGKAMNDIETMRGTSQITQLDGEMAILVGSAPVITMRNYHKEVTSYTKGLGRLFCNLKGYEPCHNAEEVIESIGYDSERDPENPTGSVFCSHGAGFSVDWSEVKDYMHVESFLQKTDESSEPKTIIQKEEPSHSEERHISLEEIDHIMNKTFYANQGTKSDWKKSKTAKESYFKPVEYTKKQEIKEEYLLVDGYNIIYAWTELKELADENMDAARMKLLDVLSNYQGIKKCHVIVVFDAYRVQGHREESIKYHNIHMIFTKEAQTADEYIEKFAYNNKKKYKVVVATSDGLQQIIVRGAGGSLLSARDLKAEIEKTNEIIRQTHKEMNSQRNHIMDALSPEIKKQMEEMADKNQE; encoded by the coding sequence ATGAAAAAATTAGTTATTGGGATATTAGCCCATGTAGATGCAGGTAAAACAACATTATCAGAGAGTTTGCTTTATCTGAGTGGGAAAATAGGAGAATTAGGTAGAGTGGATAAAAAGAATGCCTATCTAGACAATTATGAACTAGAAAGGGCAAGGGGAATCACTATTTTCTCTAAGCAAGCCATATTTGAAATTGATAGCACTCAGATTACTTTATTGGATACCCCAGGTCATGTGGATTTTTCCGCTGAAATGGAGAGAACACTTCAGGTACTGGATTATGCCATTTTAGTTATAAGTGGTGCTGATGGCGTGCAAGGCCATACCAAAACATTATGGCGATTGCTTCATATGTATCAGATACCTGTTTTTTTATTTGTTAATAAAATGGATCAATACGGAGTAGATAAAAATAAACTTATAAATGAAATAAAAAAGCAGTTAGATGATGGCTGCATTGATTTTGGACAAGCTAAGACAGATGACTTTTATGAAGAACTGGCTATATGTGATGAACTAATGATGGAAACTTATTTAGAAAAAGGGCATATTCAAACTGAGTCTATTAAAAAAGCCATCAAAGAGCGGAAAGTATTTCCCTGTTTCTACGGTTCCGCATTAAAATTAGAGGGTATTGAAACATTTATGGAAGGGATCGCTCAGTATACAATGATACCTTGTTATCCTAATGAATTTGGGGCTAAAATATTCAAGATTACAAGAGATGAACAAGGAAATAGGGTTACACACCTAAAACTTACAGGGGGAAGTCTTAAGGTAAAAGATCTCTTAACACTTAGTGATTGGCAAGAAAAGGTGAACCAAATAAGGATATATTCTGGTGAGAAATTTGAAACTATAAGTGGTATAGATGCAGGTGCGATTTGTGCAGTAACAGGACTCACAAAAACTAAGCCGGGAGAAGGTTTAGGGATAGAGAAAGCTTCAGAGAAACCAATATTAGAGCCTGTACTCTCCTACCAAATTATACTACCAGAGGGATTAGACCCAAGGGCAATGCTACCAAAGTTACGTGAGCTTGAAGAAGAAGAGCCAGAGCTTCAGATTGTCTGGGATGAGCAACTTCAAGAAATTCAGGTACAGATTATGGGAGAAGTACAGATAGAGATTTTGCAAAGTCTGATACAAAGTCGTTTTGGTGTAGAAGTGTTTTTTGATGACGGCAGAATTGTCTATAAAGAGACCATTGCCAATGTCGTTGAGGGGGTAGGACATTTTGAACCTTTAAGACATTATGCAGAGGTACATCTTTTGTTAGAACCGGGTAAACCAGGAAGTGGACTGAAGTTTGATACAATATGTAGTGAGGATATACTGGGTAAAAGTTGGCAAAGACTTGTTCTAAGTCATTTAGAAGAAAAAAAACATAAAGGTGTTCTGACAGGATCAGCAATCACAGATATGAAAATTACTTTAGTCTCAGGCAAAGCACATAACAAGCATACACAAGGTGGTGACTTTAGGGAAGCCACTTATCGTGCAGTACGTCAAGGCTTAAAGGAAGCTGAGTCTATAGTGTTGGAGCCTTATTATGCTTTTCAACTTGAATTACCTGAAAAAATGGTTGGAAAAGCTATGAATGACATTGAAACGATGCGCGGTACCAGCCAAATAACTCAGTTAGATGGAGAAATGGCAATTTTAGTGGGAAGTGCACCTGTTATAACCATGAGGAATTACCATAAAGAAGTAACTTCCTATACAAAAGGCCTTGGTAGGCTATTTTGCAACTTAAAGGGTTATGAACCATGCCATAATGCTGAAGAAGTTATTGAATCTATTGGTTATGATTCAGAAAGAGATCCAGAAAATCCAACAGGGTCTGTTTTTTGTTCACATGGCGCAGGATTTTCGGTGGATTGGAGTGAAGTTAAGGACTATATGCATGTAGAAAGCTTTCTTCAGAAAACAGATGAGTCTTCAGAACCAAAAACCATAATTCAAAAAGAAGAACCTTCACACTCAGAAGAAAGGCACATTAGTTTAGAAGAAATAGATCACATAATGAATAAAACTTTCTACGCCAATCAAGGTACCAAATCCGATTGGAAAAAAAGTAAAACAGCCAAAGAAAGTTATTTTAAGCCTGTTGAGTATACTAAAAAACAAGAAATAAAAGAAGAGTATCTACTTGTGGACGGCTATAATATTATCTATGCTTGGACTGAGTTGAAAGAGTTAGCTGATGAAAATATGGATGCTGCCAGAATGAAACTTCTAGATGTATTGAGTAACTATCAAGGGATTAAAAAATGCCATGTGATCGTTGTATTTGATGCATATCGTGTCCAAGGTCATCGTGAAGAAAGTATTAAATATCATAATATCCACATGATTTTTACAAAGGAAGCACAAACGGCTGATGAGTATATAGAAAAATTCGCTTATAATAATAAGAAAAAATACAAAGTAGTAG